Below is a window of Phoenix dactylifera cultivar Barhee BC4 chromosome 7, palm_55x_up_171113_PBpolish2nd_filt_p, whole genome shotgun sequence DNA.
AGTAAGAAAGAAAGCCAGGATGTATATAGATCTCATAACACATGCAAATGATAAGATAAGCTTAAGAAAatggaggagagagaaagaaagtggCTTCCAACCAACACCAACCTCATCACCATGGTCCACACCATCCCCTCCTCGCTCTCTCGCTCATCCTCTCTTACTCTCACACTCCATCGATCCTTTTATATCCATCCAATCCTTTCCCCCTCTCCATTccctccacctccccaccgccgctcctcttccccaccaccaccaccaccaccaccaccaaagAGGTCAAAAGCCTTCCGGGGATCCGGTCACCAACCCCGGTGAATCATCATGGCTCCTCCGCCGGACACCAGCAAGACCACCAAGCTAGAACGGTATAACAGCTATATCCGGCGAGTTAATAGTACGAAGCTCCTGGCCGCTTCCACGAACCTGCTGTTCCGAGCCACCCTCCTCACCGCCGTCGTCCTCATTCTCCTCTTCACCCTCCACTACCCTCCGCTCCTCGCCGGCCACCACCCCTCCGCCGCGTCCGCCCACTCCCACCGCAGCCTCCTCTCGTCCTACTCTTCTTACGGCGGGGCTACCTGGGAGCGCGAGGTCCGGCGCTCCGCCACCCCGCGGCGCCGCGGGGGCCTCTCCGTCCTCGTCACCGGGGCCGCCGGCTTCGTCGGCACGCACTGCTCCCTCGCCCTCAAGAAGCGCGGCGACGGCGTCCTCGGCCTTGACAACTTCAATTCCTACTACGATCCCTCCCTCAAACGCTCCCGCCAAAAGCTCCTCTCCCACCATGGCATCCTCGTCATCGACGCTGACATCAACGACTCCAAGCTCCTCATCAAACTGTTCGACGTCGTCCCCTTCTCCCACGTCCTCCACCTCGCCGCCCAGGCCGGCGTCCGCTACGCCATGCGCAACCCCCAGTCCTACGTCGCCTCCAACGTCGCCGGGCTCGTCTCCCTCTTCGAGGTCGCCGCCAAGCACGCCGACCCCCAGCCTGCCATCGTctgggcctcctcctcctcggtctacGGCCTCAACACCGCCGTCCCCTTCTCCGAGCTCCACCGCACCGACCGCCCCGCCTCCCTCTACGCCGCCACCAAGAAAGCCGGCGAGGCCATCGCCCACACTTACAACCACATCTACGGCCTCTCCATCACCGGCCTCCGCTTCTTCACCGTCTACGGCCCCTGGGGCCGCCCCGATATGGCCTACTTCTTCTTCACCAAAGCCATATTATCCGGCAATGCCATCACCCTCTTCAAGACCCGCGACGGCGTCGACGTCCAGCGCGACTTCACGTACATCGACGACGTAGTCCAGGGCTGCCTCGGCGCGCTCGACACCGCCGGAAAGAGCACCGGCACTGGCGGCAAGAAGCGCGGCCCCGCGCAGCTCAGGGTCTACAATCTCGGCAACACGTCACCGGTGCCGGTCGGGAAGATGGTCGCCATCTTGGAAGAGTTGCTGGCGAAGAAGGCCAAGAAGAACGTCGTGACGATGCCGAGGAACGGCGACGTGCCGTACACCCATGCGAACGTGACCTTGGCGCAGAAGGACTTCAAATACCGGCCGACGACCGACCTCGCCACCGGCCTCCGGCGGTTCGTCAAATGGTACGTCGAGTACTACGGAGTGGCGGCGCCCCACGCTCAGGGGAAGGGGAAGAGGGGAAAGGGGAGTGTCGGCGAGAAGGGGAAGGATGCCAATACAGGAAGGGTTGCATCCGCGTAGGATGCAACGGGTACCATTGGGCGACACGTGGACTTTGTAACTGTGTATTATGATTAATTgtttgctgctgttgctgtcagtatatatatatgatgggttttat
It encodes the following:
- the LOC103710614 gene encoding UDP-glucuronate 4-epimerase 6-like isoform X2; this encodes MAPPPDTSKTTKLERYNSYIRRVNSTKLLAASTNLLFRATLLTAVVLILLFTLHYPPLLAGHHPSAASAHSHRSLLSSYSSYGGATWEREVRRSATPRRRGGLSVLVTGAAGFVGTHCSLALKKRGDGVLGLDNFNSYYDPSLKRSRQKLLSHHGILVIDADINDSKLLIKLFDVVPFSHVLHLAAQAGVRYAMRNPQSYVASNVAGLVSLFEVAAKHADPQPAIVWASSSSVYGLNTAVPFSELHRTDRPASLYAATKKAGEAIAHTYNHIYGLSITGLRFFTVYGPWGRPDMAYFFFTKAILSGNAITLFKTRDGVDVQRDFTYIDDVVQGCLGALDTAGKSTGTGGKKRGPAQLRVYNLGNTSPVPVGKMVAILEELLAKKAKKNVVTMPRNGDVPYTHANVTLAQKDFKYRPTTDLATGLRRFVK
- the LOC103710614 gene encoding UDP-glucuronate 4-epimerase 6-like isoform X1 → MAPPPDTSKTTKLERYNSYIRRVNSTKLLAASTNLLFRATLLTAVVLILLFTLHYPPLLAGHHPSAASAHSHRSLLSSYSSYGGATWEREVRRSATPRRRGGLSVLVTGAAGFVGTHCSLALKKRGDGVLGLDNFNSYYDPSLKRSRQKLLSHHGILVIDADINDSKLLIKLFDVVPFSHVLHLAAQAGVRYAMRNPQSYVASNVAGLVSLFEVAAKHADPQPAIVWASSSSVYGLNTAVPFSELHRTDRPASLYAATKKAGEAIAHTYNHIYGLSITGLRFFTVYGPWGRPDMAYFFFTKAILSGNAITLFKTRDGVDVQRDFTYIDDVVQGCLGALDTAGKSTGTGGKKRGPAQLRVYNLGNTSPVPVGKMVAILEELLAKKAKKNVVTMPRNGDVPYTHANVTLAQKDFKYRPTTDLATGLRRFVKWYVEYYGVAAPHAQGKGKRGKGSVGEKGKDANTGRVASA